The Polyangium mundeleinium genome contains the following window.
CCGCTTCGGTTACTCGAAGCGCCTCGAGCTCGCGAACTTCGTCGGACAGTGGGTGCCGTCGCTGCTCCTGATCGGCGTCTACAACAAGCTCGTCAAGGTCGAGCACGAGATGCTCTCCTCGCGCAGCGTGGTGCGCTGACGAGCGACGGCGAAATCCGTCGACGCGTGATTTCCCACGAGCCTCCGCGGAAAACGCGCCTCCCGTAGACATACGGAGAGGGCCTCGCGTATCGTGCCCGGCTCGGGAGGTCGCTCGGCTCGCGGCTTCCGTTCGGAGGTCGCCATGGCAGAGGCCAAGCGCGTCGATTTCAATGCATTGCCGAGGGAGGTGCGGGAGCGGCTCATCAGCTGCATGCAGCACCAGTCGTACCCGTACCCCCTTTTGTCGAGCGTGCCCTCGCAAGGCGCGGCCATCGCGGGGTGGTTCGTCCTCGCGCTCCTCGGCTTCATCGTGGTGGTCGGCACGCTGCTCCACGAGTTCGGCCGGACGCTCCAGTCGATGCCGGTCATGTTCGTTTACTTCCTCGGCACAGCGATCGTTCTCCTGTCGATCCTGTTCCTGGTTCGTCGCGTCCGCCTCGGCTCGGCGCTGCCGTACAAGCCCGGGCGTTTCCTTTTCCCGATGGACTTCATCAACGCCGAGGATCGCGTCCTGCGCATCGTGCCGATGAGCTCGCTCGTGGATTTCCGCGGCGTCCATCAGCACACGAACGGCGTTTACAACGGCACGACGCTCACCTTCACGTTCGAGGGTGGCATCACCGAGTCGTTCACGATTCACGGCAAGGAGCGCGCGGAGGAGGTCCTCCGGCAGCTCGGCGACTCGCAGCGCCAGATCCGCGAGGCGGCGCAGGCGCGTGACCTCGAGACGCTGCTCAAGCTCGATCCGCTCTTCGAGGTGCGCGTCAAGGACACCTGGGCCGTGCAGGCGCCGCGAGACGAGGACGTGCAGCAGCCCGCCGCGCAATCGATCGGCGCGCTCTTCGCGAAGGGCACGATCCTCGGCGTCTCCGCGGCCGCCGCGGCCGTGCTCGCCCTGCCGACGTGGCACATGCGCAACGTCGCGAGCGACGAGGCGATGTTCACGAACGCGAAGCAGGTCGATGACGAGTACGAGTGGGAGCACTACGTCCGCGAGGGCAAGCGCCACCTCGACGAGGCGCGTGACGAGCACCTGCCGCGCGCGGCGCTGCTCGGGGCCAAGAAGAAGGGCTCGGTCACGGCGCTGCGCGACTTCCTCAAGAAATATCCGAAGTCGGTGGTCGAGCAGGAGGCGCGCGACGAGATCCACGCGCTCTTCACGAAGACGCTCGGCGAGTTCCGCGAGCAGGCCGCGACCGACGATCCGAAGCTCCTGCCGTTCATGGAGAAGCTGCTCGGGTACCTCGAGAAAAACGACACGGCCCGCGTCGAGGCGCGCTTCGAGGCGCCGTCGACGGAGAAGCTCGACAAGGTCGACGAGCTGCTCAAGAGCAAGCTCGGCGGCGAGATCGCGGGCGGCGGCAACATCGTCCCCGTCGCCCCGCATTTCGGCGAGAAGGTGGGCGTGCAGCGCGAGGCCGAGATCGTGCGCAGCCTGCAGCAAGGCTTCGAGAAGGTCTTCCCGGCGGACGTGATGGCGCTCAAGCAAGGCCCGCGCATCGGCCCCGACGGCAAGCCCCTCGCGGCGCAGCCGAAGGACGATCGTGACCCTTACGATCGGCTGCGTGACGCCGCCGGTAGCAAGAGCATCGCCGACATGCGCGCGGCGCTCGACGCGATGGACGGCAAGATCGGGAAGGACCCCGAGGCGAGCAACGTCGAGGCGCCGACGATCGAGGTGCGTTACGAGGTTGGCTGGGCCGGTGATTTCTTCACGGAGGACAAGGGCGACCGCAAGTTCGTCGGCATCGTGGTCGACTTCCACGTGATCATGAAGATCCCGGGCGAGGCGGACAAACTCGAGTTCGACCTGCCCGTGCAGCCGCCGGATCACTTCACGGTCGACTACACGAACCCGATGTACGGCATCGGCGGCGGGCCGAGCGAGGGCCGCGTCTACGACGTCATGGCCGCGCGCGCGTTCGACCAGCTCAGCGACAAGATGCGCCGCGTCTTCTTCAAGATCGGCAGCAAGGCCTACGGCCCGCTCGACCCCGACGACCTGCAGGACATGGCCCCGACGCCGCCCGACAGCGTGCTCGGCGGCCCTGGCGGCAAGACCCCGCCGTCGGGGAAGAAGCCCGGAACGAAGCTGTAGAGGCTAGATCTCCTTCGCCCGTCCCACCTTCGGATCTTCCGACGCGAGCACCGAGAGCGCGAGCGGATCCGATTTCCCGAGATCCTCCAGAAGCTGCACGAGCCCCCGGCGCGAACCGTAGTAGTTCGAGGCGTCGTGGTCTGCCTCCGTGATGCACCCGCGGACGAGCGTCCTCGAGATCGGCGGGAATCGCAGGGCTTCGAGCGCCATGGCCCAGAGGCCGTCGACGAAGTTCTGGTCGGCGGGGAACTCGAGCAGCCCGGCCAGCATGAGCAGGACGGCGGCGCGCTTGCCCGCGGCCGTGTGCATGGGCGGGCCGTCGAGCAGGCCCGTGTCGAAGGCGCGCCACATCGCGTCGGCCGCGCAAAGCAAGCGCTTGATCTCCTTGCCCGCGTGGCTCAGGTGGGCGTGCATCATCACGTCCGCCTGCATGCCCGCAGGCCCTTCGGTCCCGCGCACGTACCGACAAACGGCCGGCAAGGCCCCGAGCCGCTCGCCGGGCAACCCCCCGGGCACGTCGGCCGGCGGCTCGCCGTGGTTGTAAAAGCCGCCCGCGTGGAAGACGTAAAAGAGCTCGCTCTGTCCGGGCAAACCTGCCCAGAGATCCGAGTATTGGGTGACGCGGTTCATGCTGCCCGCGGCCCAGCCGAGCCCGGTGGCCGCCTCGCCGCCGATCTGCGAGGGGGCGACGCCCGGATCCCGGGGCGTGAGCGAGGCGCGCAGGTCCTCGGCGAGCTCGGCGATCGTGAGGTCGAGGAAGCCGTCGTAGAGGTCGGCGCGGCCGTCGCGGTTGACGTCCTGGAAGCGCGCGACGACGAGGGGATTGCCGGGCCCGATGAACTGCGAGAAGCCGGGGAAGCTCCCCTGCGCGTGGTGCCATTGCACACGCCGCATGCGGGCCTCGATCTCGGCGTGGGTCTCCTTCGCGCACATGCCGCGGAGGAGCTCGACGAAACAATCGACGCCCTCGGACGCGTTCATCTTGCCGCCGGGCCCGCCGGTGCGGAAATAGGTGCTGTCCCAGGACGAATAGATGTCGGCGTCGGGGAACGTGCGCGCGATGGCGAAGCGGGTTGTCAATCCAGCACATTGTGCGTTCAACATGATCTTGTAACCGACCTGGCGTGCGGTCGCCGTGGCGGCGCGCATGTCGTAGGCGCCAAGCTGGGCGTGCCGGTTGATGAAGACCCCGACGAACGCGGCGTCGGCCATTTCGAGGTTCTCGTCGTCGGGCCGCGCGGCGCGGGCGTAGAGCCACACGGGATCACCATCCGGGGTGCGGAACGGTGCTTCGAGGACACGATACGTCCCGTATTTGGGCGGCGCCGGCGAGCCCTCGGGCGCTGGGATTTCGCGGAAGTCGTAGCGGTCGATGAAGATGTCGACCTCGCCCTCGTGGAAATCGCGGGCCGAGCACATCGCAAAACGCCACGGGCCGGGGAGCGCGTCGTAGGGCGGCGCCTCGCGCACGAGGCTCCGGACGAGGCTCCGCGCGAGCTCCCGGTCGGCCGCCGCGAGTGCCGGCGCGCGCATCGAGAGGAGCTGAATCGCGTGCGCCCGGAGCGCGGGCACGGCCGCTGGCCCGGTCTCGCTGGCGACGAGCGCGAACATCAGGGCCGCGGCCTGATCCGCAATTGCGCGGAAATCCGGATCCCGGAGCGCCGTGGCCACGAGGTGCGAGAGCACGGTGAGCGCGGCCGATCGAATCTGCGCCGCCGCGATCGGATCTTTTCGTGCATCTTCGGTGGTCGCCCCTGCGGCGGCGAGCGCGCTCCGGGCCTGGACGAGCAGCCCCGCGGCCTGCGTTGCGGTGAGCCGCTCGGGGCGCAAAGGTTCGTCGGGGTGAAACGCGCTCGGCGGGAAGAGGCGCTCCAAGGTCGTGGTGCGGCGGGACGAGACCCAGCGCGCGGCGCGGACGAGCGCGGGGCCTGCGTCGAGGCCACGCGGCGGCGGCCCCGGCTCGGTGGCGAACGAACCATCGGGCAAGAGCCATAACGACGGTGCGCCCTCGCGCCCGGCCGTCAAATCGAGCGCTGCCGCGGCGAGTGCGACGGGCCCGCTCTGCCTGAGCCTCGCCGCCGGCACGACGGCGACGTCGGCGATCCTGCGCCGCACGGGGGTTCGTCCCGGGAAGACGAGCTGCGCGCTTTTCTTCCGGTGTGCTTCCAGCATCTCGATCGTCGCCTCCGACACGGGGGCGCGAGGCTCACGACGTAATCACGATCCCCGGCGAGAAGGACGTGCACGCCCGGCGTGCGCCTCGCGTCCTTCCAGCTTTCGGCCGCCTCTTTTCCAGCACCGGCGAGGACGACCGGCACGTCGACGTTTTCACCCGGAATCGCACGAAAGCGGAGGAGAAGGGGGTCGGGCATGGGGATTTGCTCCGCGGGGAAGCGTCCTCCCATGGGGCGGGGTGATCAACGGAAAACCGCGCTGTGGGGACCGAGACGAGGTCCGCTCCTGCTGAAATCGACGCGAGGACGGATGTCCGGCGACACGAAACGCACGGGCGCGGCGTCGATCTCGCTGGAATCGTCTCTTGCTACAGGTACCAGTCGACCTCGACCAGCAGGGACTCTTGCACGTCGAACTGTTTCTCCCCCTCGATCGAATCAATGTCCCACGGTTGCGTTGTATCGATGCGAACGACACCTTCGTGCCGCGTGACGACCTCGCAAGCGAGGATGCCCGGTTGTGGGTACTCGCTTTGCTGATCCAGCGCAGCTTCGGTGACGATTGGCACCTTCTGGAGAAACGACCAGCGGCGGCCGTGCGCGTCGATCAAGTGGCACTCGACCCAGCCGGGCTGCGCGTCGTCGGCATATCGCACGATCTGCACCTGGACGCCGATCATGAGCGCGTCACCAATCCCGCGGCGCGAGCGCCTCCTCGATGTCGAATTCATAGCCGTAGGCCTTGAGGATAAAGCCGATGTCCTCCGCGATGGCCTCGCGCGCCATTGTCTCGATCTCGCTCTCCGCTTCGAAAAACTCCTCCTGGAGATCGTTGAACGCCTCGGTCGTGGCGTGCGTGAGCGCGTAGACCGCGTTCCCCTTGGGCGCCTCCTTCTCGATGCGCTCCGCGAGCGCCACGAGGAGCCGCTGCCCCTTTTCGACGAGGTGCTTCGGGTAGTAGTTGTCGTCGATCATCGACTCCAGGAATTTTCGCTGCTTCACAGTGTCATTCTTGATGGTCATCGATCGATTGTCCTGTGCCAGTGGCCATCATGATTCCTCGGAAGACTCCGCCCTCTTGGCCCAAGCGTCCCATCCGCTCAAGGACGCCATCCACGGCGCAAGAGCCATGCGCGCAGCCGAACGCGCCCCTCGTCGTTCATGTCCAGGAGCTGCACCGTCGCGCGCCCCTCGGCCGTCCCCCCTTCCACGGTTCCCTCCGACCCCACGGAAAAGTGGTCCCCCACGAATGCCGCCTCGGGTGATAGAGCGGCACGATGGCGCTGGTCGCGGGGTCAATCGACGCGATGTTCGGCCCCTTCTTCAGGTTGCAGCGAATGCAGCAGAGACACAGGTTGTCCACGCCATCCGATCCCCGATGCTGTCGCCCGATGATGTGGTCGACCTGATGGGGCAGAATCGACGCGCTCTCGGGAAACCGACAGTACTCGCACGCGCCCTGGGCACGCCGCTGGACCATCTCCCGCACGTCGCTGGGAAGCTTCACGATGCTGCGCGCATCGTCCAGAACTCCTCGGCTTGTAGCTTGAGGAGGCTGAGCGTGTCGTTCAGGCGGACGACCTCGGCGTACTCCCGGTACTCTTCAGGCGTGAGGGCGCCCGCGGTGCTCTTCTGCGCGAGCTCTTCGACGCGCGGGGCCAGGTCCCTGCTGACCGCATCGAGCGCCGCTTCGAGCTGCTCCAAGGTTCGCTTTTCCACGCGTTTTTCCCTCGCCGACGTCTGGCTCGTAGCA
Protein-coding sequences here:
- a CDS encoding DUF5713 family protein, with translation MTIKNDTVKQRKFLESMIDDNYYPKHLVEKGQRLLVALAERIEKEAPKGNAVYALTHATTEAFNDLQEEFFEAESEIETMAREAIAEDIGFILKAYGYEFDIEEALAPRDW
- a CDS encoding HNH endonuclease translates to MVQRRAQGACEYCRFPESASILPHQVDHIIGRQHRGSDGVDNLCLCCIRCNLKKGPNIASIDPATSAIVPLYHPRRHSWGTTFPWGRREPWKGGRPRGARRCSSWT